One Massilia sp. 9096 genomic window carries:
- a CDS encoding chromate transporter encodes MSAPAQMIPPAALHLAPHLVLSWQDWLNLFGHYLLLSAMSLGGAISTSSEMHRFLVEQHHWLTQDQFNQSITLAQAAPGPNVLFVALMGWHVGMNAGSTGAALFGVLVTMVGIMTPSTAITYTAARWGHRNRDLRTVRAFKQGMAPVVIALLLSTAWILGTSSSGGGGGNGGSLAEWRLWLLSVAACLLIWRTRVHLLWLLAVGAVLGAFGLV; translated from the coding sequence TTGCACCGCATCTCGTCTTGAGCTGGCAGGACTGGCTCAACCTGTTCGGCCATTACCTGCTCCTGTCCGCGATGTCGCTCGGCGGCGCGATTTCGACCTCGTCCGAAATGCACCGCTTCCTGGTCGAGCAGCATCACTGGCTGACCCAGGACCAGTTCAACCAGTCGATCACGCTGGCCCAGGCCGCCCCCGGCCCCAACGTGCTGTTCGTGGCGCTGATGGGCTGGCACGTGGGCATGAACGCCGGCAGCACGGGCGCGGCGCTGTTCGGGGTGCTGGTGACGATGGTCGGCATCATGACGCCGTCGACGGCGATCACCTACACCGCCGCGCGCTGGGGTCACCGCAACCGAGACCTGCGCACCGTGCGCGCCTTCAAGCAAGGCATGGCGCCGGTGGTGATCGCACTGCTGCTGTCGACCGCGTGGATCCTCGGCACCAGCAGCAGCGGCGGCGGCGGCGGCAATGGCGGCAGCCTTGCCGAATGGCGCCTGTGGCTGCTGTCGGTGGCGGCCTGCCTGCTGATCTGGCGCACCCGGGTGCACCTGCTGTGGCTGCTTGCCGTGGGCGCAGTGCTGGGCGCGTTCGGACTGGTATGA
- the fghA gene encoding S-formylglutathione hydrolase encodes MSELLSEHACFGGVQRFYRFDSAAIGLPMRFSVYLPSGAEGKRLPVLFYLAGLTCTEETFMIKAGAQRVAAELGVILVAPDTSPRGADVPGEADSWDFGVGAGFYVDATQEPWSRHYRMYSHILELRELVLAELPADGARVGIFGHSMGGHGALMLALRNPELFRSVSAFAPIAAPMRCPWGRKAFGGYLGTDESAWRAYDATELVARAGQAVFPKGILIDQGLADKFLSEQLYPEAFEEACSAAGQPLELRRHPGYDHGYYFISTFVEDHLRFHAERLA; translated from the coding sequence ATGTCTGAACTCCTCAGCGAGCACGCCTGTTTCGGCGGCGTGCAGCGTTTCTATCGATTCGACTCGGCCGCGATCGGCCTGCCGATGCGCTTTTCGGTCTACCTCCCGTCCGGCGCCGAAGGAAAGCGCCTGCCGGTGCTGTTCTATCTCGCCGGCCTGACCTGCACCGAGGAGACGTTCATGATCAAGGCCGGCGCCCAGCGCGTCGCCGCCGAGCTGGGCGTGATCCTGGTCGCGCCCGACACCAGCCCGCGCGGCGCCGACGTGCCGGGCGAAGCCGACAGCTGGGACTTCGGCGTGGGCGCCGGGTTCTACGTGGACGCGACCCAGGAACCATGGTCGCGCCATTACCGCATGTACAGCCACATCCTCGAGCTGCGCGAGCTGGTGCTGGCCGAGCTGCCCGCCGACGGCGCCCGCGTCGGCATCTTCGGCCACTCGATGGGCGGCCACGGCGCCCTGATGCTGGCGCTGCGCAACCCCGAGCTGTTCCGCTCGGTCTCGGCCTTCGCGCCGATCGCCGCGCCGATGCGCTGCCCATGGGGCCGGAAAGCGTTTGGCGGCTACCTAGGTACGGACGAATCGGCCTGGCGCGCCTATGACGCCACCGAACTGGTTGCACGCGCCGGCCAGGCCGTCTTCCCCAAGGGTATCCTGATCGACCAGGGCCTGGCCGACAAGTTCCTGTCCGAACAGCTGTACCCGGAAGCCTTCGAGGAAGCCTGCAGCGCCGCCGGCCAGCCGCTCGAACTGCGCCGCCACCCGGGTTACGACCACGGCTATTACTTCATCTCGACGTTTGTCGAAGACCACCTGCGCTTCCACGCCGAACGCCTGGCCTGA
- a CDS encoding Hsp20/alpha crystallin family protein — protein sequence MVENIFQDFFSPVAQGSLWRDDGLGMPRLDVRETEKTFEIQADLPGVRKEDIKVSIDGPRVTIEGECQQANEQREGEHVVYSERSTRRYQRSFSLPSEVDDASAEARLEDGVLKLTLPKKTGGSARRLTIQ from the coding sequence ATGGTCGAGAACATATTCCAGGACTTCTTCAGCCCGGTGGCGCAGGGCAGCCTTTGGCGCGACGACGGGCTGGGCATGCCGCGCCTGGACGTGCGCGAGACCGAGAAAACCTTCGAAATACAAGCCGATCTGCCGGGCGTGCGCAAGGAGGACATCAAGGTCTCGATCGACGGTCCGCGCGTCACGATCGAAGGGGAATGCCAGCAGGCAAACGAACAGCGCGAGGGCGAACACGTGGTGTATTCTGAACGCTCGACACGCCGCTACCAGCGCAGCTTCAGCCTGCCGTCCGAAGTGGACGATGCGTCGGCCGAGGCCAGGCTCGAGGACGGGGTGCTGAAACTGACCCTGCCCAAGAAAACCGGTGGTTCGGCGCGCCGGCTGACGATCCAGTAG
- a CDS encoding SRPBCC family protein: protein MKQTTEAGFETGVDAGLELAMWLGAAAAGALLMYMLDPDRGGARRAQSAAAVRGAGSRTSSALGNVWRGAGARVGGLASAKPDGAAGKLGSALSRVGQAAGSMLDDTVSKARSAIGRAGEAAEDSRSQAKSAIARASDSAAEAYEQASRGAGRIGGKVSEAWRDGASGPDAWTPALRNSALIGGGLLALTGLMRRSPIGLALGLAGAALLARGASNRPLGKLAGGLAGGLTGGRSFNLGTGLGLNQTIDLEKSIHIDASPEEVYDLFANHENFPRFMSHVVEVRDLGRRRSHWTVRGPGGSAFEWNSTITEQSRPHRLAWRSEPGAEIPQTGSIQLEPHHGGTDVTVRMSYTPPAGALGHGLATLLGADPKSRLDEDLAHMKAYIERGSDSDETGRGVARGGAQPRSGSRFLH, encoded by the coding sequence ATGAAACAGACGACCGAAGCAGGCTTTGAAACAGGGGTTGACGCAGGCCTCGAACTGGCCATGTGGCTGGGCGCCGCCGCCGCTGGCGCGCTGCTGATGTACATGCTCGACCCCGACCGTGGCGGCGCGCGCCGCGCGCAATCGGCGGCTGCGGTGCGCGGAGCCGGTTCACGCACGTCGAGCGCGCTCGGCAACGTCTGGCGCGGCGCCGGCGCACGTGTGGGCGGGCTGGCCTCCGCCAAGCCCGACGGCGCGGCCGGCAAGCTCGGCTCGGCGCTTTCACGCGTCGGCCAGGCCGCCGGCAGCATGCTGGACGACACCGTGTCCAAAGCCAGGAGCGCGATCGGACGCGCCGGCGAAGCCGCCGAGGACAGCCGCTCGCAGGCGAAAAGCGCGATCGCGCGCGCCAGCGACAGCGCAGCCGAGGCCTACGAGCAGGCCAGCCGCGGCGCAGGCCGCATCGGGGGCAAGGTCTCCGAGGCCTGGCGCGACGGCGCGAGCGGTCCGGACGCCTGGACACCGGCGCTGCGCAATTCGGCCCTGATCGGCGGCGGCCTGCTGGCCCTGACCGGCCTGATGCGCCGTTCCCCGATCGGCCTGGCGCTCGGCCTGGCCGGCGCGGCGCTGCTGGCCCGTGGCGCGAGCAACCGGCCGCTGGGCAAGCTTGCCGGCGGCCTCGCAGGCGGCCTGACCGGCGGGCGCAGCTTCAACCTGGGCACCGGGCTGGGCCTGAACCAGACCATCGACCTGGAAAAATCGATCCACATCGATGCCTCGCCGGAAGAGGTGTACGACCTGTTTGCCAACCACGAGAACTTCCCGCGCTTCATGTCGCACGTGGTCGAAGTGCGCGACCTGGGCCGGCGCCGCTCGCATTGGACCGTGCGCGGCCCGGGCGGCAGCGCGTTCGAATGGAACTCAACCATCACGGAACAGAGCCGTCCGCACCGCCTGGCCTGGCGCAGCGAACCCGGCGCCGAGATCCCCCAGACCGGTTCGATCCAGCTCGAGCCGCACCACGGCGGCACCGACGTCACCGTGCGCATGTCCTATACCCCGCCGGCCGGCGCCCTCGGCCATGGGCTGGCGACGCTGCTCGGCGCGGATCCGAAGTCCCGGCTGGACGAAGACCTGGCGCACATGAAGGCGTATATCGAGCGCGGGTCCGATTCGGACGAGACGGGTCGCGGCGTGGCGCGCGGCGGCGCCCAGCCGCGCAGTGGCAGCCGCTTCCTGCACTGA
- a CDS encoding erythromycin esterase family protein, with amino-acid sequence MADKDPISAIRAGARPLTGGARDYDDLLELVGDARFVLLGEATHGTHEFYQERARITQRLIEEKGFHAVAVEADWPDAYRVNRYVRGQGAAGDAASDADADAGAALSGFTRFPNWLWRNTDVAAFVEWLRGHNGRTAQGGRQVGFYGLDLYSLFTSMQEVLGYLDKVDPQAASLARERYACFDHYQEDSQHYGYSANLNLSASCEEGVIEQLHQLHRRHYDYVQKDGGEDAFFYAQQNARLVKNAEEYYRTMFRGRVSSWNLRDSHMAETLDALAKHLSKDGEPAKIVVWEHNSHIGDARATEVGELGEWNVGELARKAYDGQTRLIGFSTYEGFVTAASEWDGPAEHKRVRPGMPGSYEELLHNTGIERFLLPLRGDNPAREALMTRRLERAIGVIYLPRTERQSHYFSAQMAVQFDAVIHIDRTTAVTPLDPGGGWHGDEPPETYPGGL; translated from the coding sequence ATGGCAGACAAGGATCCGATCAGCGCCATCCGCGCAGGCGCGCGCCCGCTCACGGGCGGTGCGCGCGACTACGACGACCTGCTCGAGCTGGTCGGCGACGCCCGCTTCGTGCTGCTCGGCGAAGCCACCCACGGCACCCACGAGTTCTACCAGGAGCGGGCGCGCATCACGCAGCGCCTGATCGAGGAAAAAGGCTTCCATGCAGTCGCCGTCGAGGCCGACTGGCCGGATGCGTATCGCGTCAACCGCTACGTGCGCGGCCAGGGCGCGGCGGGCGATGCGGCTTCGGACGCGGACGCCGATGCCGGCGCGGCCCTGTCCGGCTTCACCCGCTTCCCCAACTGGTTGTGGCGCAACACCGACGTGGCCGCCTTCGTCGAATGGCTGCGCGGCCATAACGGGCGCACTGCCCAGGGCGGACGCCAGGTCGGCTTCTACGGCCTGGACCTGTACAGCCTGTTCACCTCGATGCAGGAAGTGCTCGGCTATCTCGACAAGGTCGACCCGCAGGCGGCCAGCCTGGCGCGCGAGCGCTACGCCTGCTTCGACCACTACCAGGAGGACAGCCAGCACTACGGCTATTCGGCCAACCTGAACTTGTCGGCGTCGTGCGAGGAAGGCGTGATCGAGCAGCTGCACCAGCTGCACCGGCGCCACTACGATTACGTGCAGAAGGATGGCGGCGAGGACGCCTTCTTTTACGCGCAGCAGAACGCGCGCCTGGTCAAGAACGCCGAAGAGTATTACCGCACCATGTTCCGCGGCCGGGTCTCGTCGTGGAACCTGCGTGACAGCCACATGGCCGAGACGCTCGACGCGCTGGCCAAGCACCTGTCGAAAGACGGCGAGCCGGCCAAGATCGTGGTGTGGGAGCACAACTCGCACATCGGCGACGCCCGCGCCACCGAGGTCGGCGAGCTGGGCGAGTGGAACGTGGGCGAACTCGCACGCAAGGCCTACGACGGCCAGACCCGGCTGATCGGCTTTTCGACCTACGAAGGCTTCGTGACCGCTGCCTCGGAATGGGATGGGCCGGCCGAACACAAGCGGGTGCGTCCCGGCATGCCGGGCAGTTACGAGGAATTGCTGCACAACACCGGCATCGAGCGCTTCCTGCTGCCGCTGCGCGGCGACAACCCGGCGCGCGAGGCGCTCATGACCCGCAGGCTCGAACGTGCGATCGGCGTGATCTATCTGCCGCGCACCGAGCGCCAGAGCCATTATTTCTCGGCGCAGATGGCGGTCCAGTTCGACGCCGTGATCCACATCGACCGTACCACCGCCGTGACGCCGCTCGATCCGGGCGGCGGCTGGCATGGCGACGAGCCGCCGGAGACTTATCCGGGCGGGCTCTGA
- a CDS encoding (2Fe-2S)-binding protein, with protein MSKYNLNINGKAHAVDVEADTPLLWALRDSMGLVGTKYGCGIGACGACTVHLDGQPARACQLPVSSVGKRKITTIEGLDAHAMHPLQQAWQELDVPQCGYCQAGQIMSACSLLKQHPRPTDAQIDEAMAGNLCRCATYTRIRAGIHRAAEISATGAANGKARK; from the coding sequence ATGAGTAAATACAATCTGAACATCAACGGCAAAGCCCATGCCGTCGACGTCGAAGCGGACACGCCGCTGCTGTGGGCGCTGCGCGATTCCATGGGCCTGGTCGGCACCAAGTATGGCTGCGGCATCGGCGCCTGCGGCGCCTGCACCGTGCACCTCGACGGCCAGCCGGCGCGCGCCTGCCAGTTGCCGGTCTCGAGCGTCGGCAAACGCAAGATCACGACCATCGAAGGTCTCGACGCCCACGCCATGCACCCGCTGCAGCAAGCCTGGCAGGAACTCGACGTGCCGCAATGCGGCTATTGCCAGGCCGGCCAGATCATGAGCGCCTGTTCTCTGCTCAAGCAGCATCCGCGTCCGACCGACGCCCAGATCGACGAGGCGATGGCCGGCAACCTGTGCCGCTGCGCGACCTACACCCGCATCCGCGCGGGCATCCATCGCGCCGCCGAAATTTCCGCCACGGGCGCCGCCAACGGAAAGGCCAGGAAATGA
- a CDS encoding molybdopterin cofactor-binding domain-containing protein, protein MKRDDPTIATTMDAIPARRRFLKQSAGVALVLGVQASGLVAAAPDAASAGGTGNAEFAPNAFIRIGQDGRVTLVSKQPEIGQGIKTSLPMVIAEELEVDWKDVRIVQGDLNPIYGSQGAGGSTSTPTNYEPFHKLGATARAMLVEAAARTWQVPAAECRAEHGQVVHDASGRKLGYGALVKVAATLPVPDAATVQLKDPSTYRLLGTRVGGVDNGLVVAGKPLFGIDTQLPGMLYATYVKCPTLGGRPVGANLDTIKAMPGVKDAFVIEGTDNLNGLRPGVAIVANSTWNAFRARKQLQVQWDEGDGAQHSWAGFMAQAQAASKQPGAAILRKDGDVESALAGAARTVEAAYTYPFISHASMEPQNCTAWFKPADNSVELWAPTQNPGAGQALVASTFNIPKEKILLHITRSGGGFGRRLSSDFIVEAVAIAQKVKAPVKLTWMREDDLQQDHFRAGGFHFLRGGVDAQGKLLAWHDHFVTFANRVERKAQDGSSEGSVLQPGSGASLSGDEFPGRWLQNCLLEQTPIECRIPMGPWRAPGSNVFAWVFHSFIDELAHAGGRDPVEFRLEMLGDKDSVPGTGERGVPYNVARMRGVLKAVAEKSGWGQKKFTRGQGAGVAFHFSHRGYVAEVAEVTVTRDGRLSVDRVVVVSDIGAQIVNLSGAENQVQGAVIDGLSTLMYPVLDVEHGRIVQTNFHEYPLLRMPDTPPRIEAHFLKTDYPVTGLGEPVFPPLAPAVCNAIFAATGKRVRELPLSKADLSWS, encoded by the coding sequence ATGAAGCGCGACGATCCGACCATCGCCACGACCATGGACGCAATCCCGGCGCGCCGCCGCTTCCTCAAGCAATCGGCCGGCGTGGCCCTGGTGCTGGGCGTGCAGGCCAGCGGCCTGGTCGCCGCGGCGCCCGACGCCGCCTCGGCCGGCGGCACAGGCAATGCCGAATTCGCGCCGAACGCCTTCATCCGCATCGGCCAGGACGGGCGCGTGACGCTGGTATCGAAGCAGCCGGAGATCGGCCAGGGCATCAAGACCTCGCTGCCGATGGTGATCGCCGAGGAACTCGAGGTCGACTGGAAAGACGTGCGCATCGTCCAGGGCGACCTGAACCCGATCTACGGCTCGCAAGGCGCCGGCGGCTCGACCTCGACCCCGACCAATTACGAACCGTTCCACAAACTGGGCGCGACCGCGCGCGCGATGCTGGTCGAAGCGGCGGCCCGGACCTGGCAAGTGCCGGCCGCCGAATGCCGCGCCGAGCATGGCCAGGTCGTGCACGACGCCAGCGGCCGCAAGCTCGGCTATGGTGCGCTGGTCAAGGTCGCGGCGACCCTGCCGGTGCCCGATGCCGCGACGGTGCAGCTGAAGGATCCGTCGACGTATCGCCTGCTCGGCACCCGCGTCGGCGGCGTCGACAACGGCCTGGTAGTGGCCGGCAAGCCGCTGTTCGGCATCGACACCCAGCTGCCGGGCATGCTGTACGCGACCTACGTCAAGTGCCCGACGCTGGGCGGCCGCCCGGTCGGCGCCAACCTGGACACGATCAAGGCGATGCCGGGCGTGAAGGACGCCTTCGTGATCGAAGGCACCGACAACCTGAACGGCTTGCGCCCGGGCGTGGCGATCGTCGCCAACTCGACCTGGAACGCGTTCCGCGCGCGCAAGCAGCTGCAAGTGCAGTGGGACGAAGGCGACGGCGCGCAGCACAGCTGGGCCGGCTTCATGGCGCAGGCCCAGGCGGCCAGCAAACAGCCGGGCGCGGCGATCTTGCGCAAGGATGGCGACGTCGAGTCCGCCCTGGCCGGCGCCGCCCGCACCGTCGAGGCGGCCTACACCTACCCGTTCATCTCGCATGCGAGCATGGAGCCGCAGAACTGCACGGCCTGGTTCAAGCCGGCCGATAACTCGGTCGAGCTGTGGGCGCCGACCCAGAACCCGGGCGCCGGCCAGGCGCTGGTCGCCTCGACCTTCAATATCCCGAAAGAGAAGATCCTGCTGCACATCACGCGCAGCGGCGGCGGCTTCGGGCGCCGGCTGTCGTCCGACTTCATCGTCGAGGCGGTGGCGATCGCGCAAAAGGTCAAGGCCCCGGTCAAGCTGACCTGGATGCGCGAAGACGACCTGCAGCAGGACCATTTCCGCGCCGGCGGTTTCCACTTCCTGCGCGGCGGCGTCGACGCCCAAGGCAAGCTGCTCGCCTGGCACGACCATTTCGTCACTTTCGCCAATCGTGTCGAGCGCAAGGCCCAGGATGGCTCGAGCGAAGGCAGCGTGCTGCAGCCCGGCAGCGGCGCGTCGCTGTCCGGCGACGAGTTCCCGGGGCGCTGGCTGCAGAACTGCCTGCTCGAGCAGACCCCGATCGAGTGCCGCATCCCGATGGGACCGTGGCGCGCACCGGGCAGCAACGTGTTCGCCTGGGTATTCCACAGCTTCATCGACGAGCTCGCGCATGCGGGCGGGCGCGACCCGGTCGAGTTCCGCCTCGAGATGTTGGGCGACAAGGACAGCGTGCCCGGCACCGGCGAGCGTGGCGTTCCCTACAACGTGGCGCGCATGCGCGGCGTCTTGAAAGCCGTGGCCGAGAAGTCCGGCTGGGGCCAGAAGAAGTTCACGCGCGGGCAAGGCGCCGGCGTGGCCTTCCACTTCAGCCACCGCGGCTACGTCGCCGAGGTGGCCGAGGTCACCGTGACCAGGGACGGCCGCCTGAGCGTCGACCGCGTGGTGGTCGTCAGCGACATCGGCGCCCAGATCGTCAACCTGTCCGGCGCCGAAAACCAGGTGCAGGGCGCGGTGATCGACGGCCTGTCCACCTTGATGTACCCGGTCCTGGACGTCGAACACGGCCGCATCGTGCAGACCAACTTCCACGAGTACCCGCTGCTGCGCATGCCGGACACGCCGCCCAGGATCGAAGCCCACTTCCTCAAGACCGACTATCCGGTCACCGGCCTGGGCGAGCCGGTGTTCCCGCCGCTCGCGCCGGCCGTGTGCAACGCGATCTTCGCCGCCACCGGCAAGCGCGTGCGCGAGCTGCCGCTGTCCAAGGCCGACCTCAGCTGGAGTTGA
- a CDS encoding tetratricopeptide repeat protein, which produces MTKANALLQQAVHLHQQGRLEPAQDLYRQVLLLEPRQFDALHLLGVIERQRGRAREAVALIEAALQVDGKQARAHCNLGAALQDLGQPERALASYDSALRLDPHYALAWNNRGNTLRRLGRPQEALDAYERALTLRANDPDAWCHRAIVLLELGRPADAAASAERALAARPDWPEALLALGNALQALDRLGDAVKAYDRALAQDKQDERADLWCARGAALKKSGRLDDALASYDRALAARPDYALATHYRANVLRALGRRQEAVDSYRRALELGADGDEIRFALAALGEADAPAGAPQAYVKELFDQYAGHFDRHLVEVLGYRTPALLGALLARHGLAAGELDVSGTLDVLDLGCGTGLCATMLRPLARRLGGVDLSGKMLDKARELQLYDQLDCAEIGAYLDGQQAAWDLMVAADVLVYFGDLAPLFEQIRKALRPGGRFAFSCETPEAASSAGDGTAGKTSPAGAPRGYAITASNRYAHARAYVEATAHAAGFDLIEAEAAALRREHGVEVAGQLFLLRARSAS; this is translated from the coding sequence ATGACTAAGGCGAACGCCCTGCTCCAGCAAGCCGTGCACCTGCACCAGCAGGGCCGGCTTGAACCCGCCCAGGACCTGTACCGCCAGGTGCTCCTCCTCGAGCCGCGCCAGTTCGACGCCCTGCACCTGCTGGGCGTGATCGAACGCCAGCGCGGGCGCGCGCGCGAGGCCGTGGCGCTGATCGAGGCGGCGCTGCAGGTCGATGGCAAGCAGGCGCGCGCCCACTGCAACCTGGGCGCGGCGCTGCAAGACCTCGGCCAGCCCGAACGGGCGCTGGCCAGCTACGACAGCGCGCTGCGCCTCGATCCGCACTACGCGCTGGCCTGGAACAACCGCGGCAACACGCTGCGCCGCCTGGGCCGCCCGCAGGAAGCACTCGACGCCTACGAGCGTGCGCTGACGCTGCGCGCCAACGACCCCGATGCCTGGTGCCACCGCGCCATCGTGCTGCTGGAACTGGGCCGCCCGGCCGACGCCGCCGCCAGCGCCGAGCGCGCCCTGGCCGCGCGTCCCGACTGGCCGGAAGCCTTGCTGGCGCTGGGCAATGCGCTGCAGGCGCTGGACCGCCTCGGCGATGCGGTCAAGGCCTACGACCGCGCTCTGGCCCAGGACAAACAGGACGAGCGCGCCGACCTGTGGTGCGCGCGTGGCGCGGCGCTGAAGAAATCCGGCCGCCTCGACGATGCGCTGGCCAGCTACGACCGGGCGCTGGCGGCGCGCCCCGACTATGCGCTGGCCACGCACTACCGCGCCAACGTCCTGCGCGCGCTGGGACGCCGGCAGGAGGCGGTCGACAGCTACCGGCGCGCGCTCGAGCTGGGCGCCGATGGCGACGAGATCCGCTTCGCGCTGGCCGCCCTGGGCGAAGCGGATGCGCCGGCCGGCGCGCCGCAGGCATATGTGAAGGAATTGTTCGACCAGTACGCCGGCCACTTCGACCGCCACCTGGTCGAGGTGCTGGGCTACCGCACGCCGGCCCTGCTGGGCGCGCTGCTGGCGCGCCACGGCCTGGCCGCCGGCGAGCTTGATGTCAGCGGCACGCTCGACGTGCTCGACCTGGGCTGCGGCACCGGCCTGTGCGCGACGATGCTGCGCCCGCTGGCGCGCCGCCTGGGCGGGGTCGACTTGTCCGGCAAGATGCTGGACAAGGCGCGCGAACTGCAGCTTTACGATCAACTCGACTGCGCCGAGATCGGCGCCTATCTCGACGGCCAGCAGGCCGCCTGGGACCTGATGGTGGCGGCCGACGTGCTGGTCTACTTCGGCGACCTGGCGCCGCTATTCGAGCAAATCAGAAAAGCGCTGCGTCCGGGCGGCCGTTTCGCCTTCTCGTGCGAGACGCCCGAGGCCGCCTCGAGTGCGGGCGACGGCACGGCTGGCAAGACCAGCCCGGCCGGCGCCCCGCGCGGCTACGCCATCACGGCCTCGAACCGCTACGCCCACGCGCGCGCCTACGTGGAAGCTACCGCGCACGCCGCCGGCTTCGATCTCATCGAGGCCGAGGCCGCGGCGCTGCGCCGCGAACACGGCGTCGAGGTCGCCGGACAGCTGTTCCTGCTGCGCGCGCGGTCCGCTTCGTAG
- a CDS encoding isochorismatase family protein, which produces MSAIHLEQGDALLVIDMQVDFLPGGALGVTNGHEVIAPINHLIELFREQGLPVFASRDWHPQDHCSFGAQGGPWPPHCVAGTPGAEFSAELALPDDAVIISKADTAAVDAYSAFAGTDLSNQLRASEVMRVTVCGLATDYCVLNTVTDALEEGFDTIIVPEAMRAVDVEPGDGTRAQDRMVARGAVPVRLGELGMTALSVA; this is translated from the coding sequence ATGAGTGCAATTCACCTCGAGCAGGGCGACGCGCTGCTCGTGATCGACATGCAGGTCGATTTCCTGCCGGGCGGCGCGCTCGGCGTCACCAACGGGCATGAAGTCATCGCGCCGATCAATCACCTGATCGAACTGTTCAGGGAGCAGGGCTTGCCGGTGTTCGCCTCGCGCGACTGGCACCCGCAAGACCACTGCTCGTTCGGCGCGCAGGGCGGGCCATGGCCGCCGCACTGCGTGGCCGGCACGCCGGGCGCCGAATTCTCGGCCGAGCTGGCGCTGCCGGACGACGCCGTGATCATCTCCAAGGCCGACACGGCGGCGGTCGACGCCTATTCGGCCTTCGCCGGCACCGATTTGTCGAACCAGCTGCGCGCGAGCGAGGTCATGCGCGTGACCGTGTGCGGCCTGGCGACCGACTACTGCGTGCTCAACACCGTCACCGACGCGCTGGAAGAAGGCTTCGACACGATCATCGTGCCGGAAGCGATGCGCGCGGTCGACGTCGAGCCGGGTGACGGTACGCGCGCCCAGGACCGCATGGTGGCGCGCGGCGCGGTGCCGGTGCGGCTGGGCGAGCTGGGGATGACGGCGCTGTCGGTGGCCTGA
- a CDS encoding pyridoxal phosphate-dependent aminotransferase produces MKISARIAKSRPLATTAMHGRVEALRNEGREVIDFSIAISHFSAPYTVLDAVAAAVERQRTMPYTSVVGALDVRRRLAAKLRRENGIEAAPDEIIVTNGAKQALYETLYALSDPGDSVLVFKPHWPAYVATSQLLGLHPILADLPGEITRAWLDGLGRPKLVIINNPHNPTGKVYTRRELETLCAWVQDIEARVIVDESYEHLVFEGEHTSLAALCDWRRIGAVTIFSASQSYAMMGWRIGFALAPAQVVNAMQTLQGPITAAAPHLSQVAAMAAFSGEGSEYAAHMMREYRTRRDLAVRACAEAPWMVMQAPDSGPYLWGDVRALTLDTVGFAEALLEEQKVAVMPGDALGVPGFIRLGYICDDVATLREGIRRIVEFGKNKKL; encoded by the coding sequence ATGAAAATATCAGCCCGGATCGCCAAGTCGCGCCCGCTCGCCACCACTGCCATGCATGGCCGCGTCGAAGCCCTGCGCAACGAAGGACGCGAGGTGATCGACTTTTCGATCGCCATCTCGCACTTCTCCGCCCCCTACACGGTGCTGGATGCGGTCGCCGCCGCGGTCGAGCGCCAGCGCACCATGCCTTATACCAGCGTGGTCGGGGCGCTCGACGTGCGGCGCCGCCTGGCCGCCAAGCTGCGCCGCGAAAACGGGATCGAGGCCGCGCCCGACGAGATCATCGTCACCAACGGCGCCAAGCAGGCCTTGTACGAGACGCTGTACGCGCTCAGCGATCCGGGCGACAGCGTACTGGTGTTCAAGCCGCACTGGCCGGCCTACGTGGCGACCTCGCAATTGCTGGGCCTGCACCCGATCCTGGCCGACCTGCCCGGCGAGATAACGCGCGCATGGCTGGATGGCCTGGGGCGGCCGAAGCTCGTCATCATCAATAACCCGCACAATCCGACCGGCAAGGTGTACACTCGCCGGGAGTTGGAAACCTTGTGTGCATGGGTGCAAGACATCGAGGCCCGGGTGATCGTCGACGAGAGTTACGAACATCTGGTGTTCGAGGGCGAGCACACCAGCCTGGCCGCCCTGTGCGACTGGCGCAGGATCGGCGCGGTCACGATCTTCTCGGCCTCGCAGAGCTACGCGATGATGGGCTGGCGCATCGGTTTCGCGCTGGCGCCGGCCCAGGTGGTCAATGCGATGCAGACGCTGCAGGGGCCGATCACGGCCGCGGCGCCGCACTTGTCGCAGGTGGCGGCGATGGCGGCGTTCTCAGGGGAAGGCAGCGAGTACGCGGCGCACATGATGCGCGAATACCGTACCCGGCGCGACCTGGCCGTGCGCGCGTGCGCCGAGGCGCCGTGGATGGTCATGCAGGCGCCGGATTCGGGACCGTACCTGTGGGGGGACGTGCGTGCCTTGACGCTGGACACGGTCGGCTTCGCCGAGGCGCTGCTGGAAGAACAGAAGGTGGCGGTGATGCCGGGCGATGCGCTGGGGGTGCCCGGGTTCATCCGCCTGGGCTATATTTGCGACGACGTGGCGACGCTGCGCGAAGGCATCCGCAGGATCGTCGAGTTCGGAAAAAATAAAAAGTTATAG